One stretch of Coleofasciculaceae cyanobacterium DNA includes these proteins:
- a CDS encoding FAD-dependent oxidoreductase: MNIETILNYCQLANQGESKKVTILGAGIAGLVAAYELEKLGHQVEIFEGSSRIGGRIWTHRFGDEPDAPYGELGAMRIPKEHQHTLHYVREMGLEDKLSKFTTIFEEQNALMNIQNQVFRMKDAPRIFAERYQTSLFAKDYSEKTCLFAAWLKTIVDAIAPGDLRASFDQDLESHLMDDLEKLDLEPFVNENGDKIDLRSFIKANPSFRAACSKDLDMFLSDISVETSQDLLQLEGGMDQLIHRLVAAIKAPIKYNRKVVALDVKENSVKVSWTENGKVKTRNCDNVVCTIPFSILKKIKLSGFDEQKLASIGNTVYCPATKVAFHCAESFWEKEGIKGGASFTGEGIRQTYYPSVKFNPSQGSALLASYTIGDDAVRLGNMLEKQRYSYVQDVVSQIHPEINTSGMVVDGATMAWGNYEWGGGGCTVPWGGDNSNGFDRELNYLEAARPQNQLFFAGEHCSKYHAWIQGSIESALEAVYELVAHQPVVQIKNTTLIPLECEVACNVPLAA; this comes from the coding sequence ATGAACATCGAAACAATTCTCAACTATTGCCAACTAGCTAACCAAGGCGAATCCAAAAAAGTAACTATCCTGGGAGCAGGAATAGCAGGTTTAGTAGCAGCCTACGAACTAGAAAAGTTAGGTCATCAGGTTGAAATTTTTGAAGGAAGTTCTCGTATTGGTGGTCGAATTTGGACGCATAGATTTGGAGATGAGCCTGATGCTCCCTACGGAGAACTCGGTGCAATGCGTATTCCCAAAGAACATCAACACACTCTACATTACGTTCGCGAAATGGGATTAGAAGATAAACTCAGCAAGTTTACTACAATCTTCGAGGAACAAAATGCTTTGATGAATATTCAAAACCAAGTTTTTCGGATGAAAGATGCTCCTCGTATTTTTGCCGAACGCTATCAAACAAGTCTGTTTGCCAAAGACTACAGCGAGAAAACTTGTTTGTTTGCAGCCTGGCTAAAAACTATTGTTGATGCGATCGCTCCTGGAGATCTGCGTGCTAGTTTCGATCAAGACTTGGAATCTCACTTGATGGACGATTTAGAAAAGCTAGATTTAGAACCATTCGTTAATGAAAATGGCGACAAAATCGACCTTAGAAGCTTTATCAAAGCCAATCCCAGTTTTCGCGCAGCTTGCAGTAAAGACCTTGATATGTTTTTGTCAGATATTTCGGTAGAGACTAGCCAAGACTTGTTGCAATTAGAAGGCGGTATGGATCAACTAATTCATCGTTTAGTAGCAGCAATAAAAGCTCCTATTAAATACAACCGAAAAGTCGTAGCTTTAGATGTTAAAGAAAATTCTGTAAAAGTTTCTTGGACGGAAAACGGAAAAGTAAAAACTCGCAACTGTGACAATGTTGTGTGTACTATTCCCTTCTCGATCCTCAAAAAAATCAAGTTGAGTGGATTTGACGAGCAAAAACTAGCGTCGATTGGCAATACCGTTTACTGCCCCGCAACTAAGGTAGCATTTCACTGTGCCGAGTCATTTTGGGAAAAAGAAGGCATCAAAGGCGGTGCATCCTTCACTGGTGAAGGTATTCGTCAAACCTATTATCCTTCGGTGAAGTTCAATCCCAGTCAAGGCAGCGCGTTATTGGCTAGCTACACTATTGGCGATGACGCGGTACGTTTGGGCAATATGTTAGAGAAACAACGCTACTCTTATGTTCAAGATGTTGTTAGTCAGATTCATCCAGAGATCAACACTTCTGGTATGGTTGTTGACGGAGCGACTATGGCATGGGGTAACTATGAATGGGGTGGCGGTGGCTGTACTGTTCCTTGGGGTGGCGATAATTCTAATGGATTTGATCGCGAACTCAATTATTTAGAAGCTGCTAGACCTCAAAATCAACTCTTTTTTGCAGGGGAACATTGTTCTAAATATCACGCTTGGATTCAGGGTTCGATTGAGTCTGCACTCGAAGCTGTTTACGAACTTGTTGCTCATCAGCCCGTAGTACAGATCAAAAACACAACATTGATACCTCTAGAGTGTGAAGTTGCTTGTAATGTACCTTTGGCAGCGTAA
- a CDS encoding ferritin-like protein, whose protein sequence is MSIFTFPRLHFQGFARIHAPTGHKNGLVDLSNNNVYQDGKPFDLHRPISEYHQYLQQKGPQFNAQGQWDEAGAFSMAKGWDFEGNGHFAIEAQIVSIQRERGKIDRHDPVVGRSVDMWGHHNEYLGTTVNRARIFDCDPASNWTTTIMVGQLTFGRKGSSQEVPNMLSAPVEGLQPARWQNFDYIQELPEHCLNSEFKRASVHQFTVSKEAQDFFWGEEASLSPTVKLLKQAMDLDEVLGLAVQFGLSNMSAPTQPNAPSFWSLNGTIGLWCQGEISTYPHGRLLTPVSHFENSGDKPNGIAAKSKAKMLSNLSVRVDADGVSLNAIASVPCLGRASQSGPGPTHALGPKRDMGEWELRTRKTQQLVARIPQSAYQQEAYQLTSGIIDVPLATTWSDLRNSVEREGLCLIGTMADGQKQLLVREQEINLQIDDACLFVEFPERQNQNDYAVEVEVRSFVRGQPASVDAVYVRQYYNPKGFPQLRYEFENDPANANRAFHFPPSSELNILEFKPGKQTAAGDFSSSCTLFTNEDGCGWLTLRGQQAGTTRVLLSADLQDNPCNGDLPDEAEISYDNEDRLGFWAGAGSFAARVMGNDWHLDDIPTEEVDFDLIYREILAYYELCFSFMKAEVFSLADKCKVETYARLMWQMSDPRNRNKTYYMPPTRDMSQPKTMLLYKYLQNQQQVGYVPQATPVAKPTQRTIQTREELVVALRQAAELEVAVMLQYIYAAYSIPNHVTGQEYVRQGLWTPEQLTLACGDGREARNYGMRGVLLEISHEEMIHFLLVNNILMAMGEPFYPANPDFAKINQSFPLEVDLALEPLNMTSVQRFMRLEMPDFLEEDLIDDDRSSDDPMTDRFHSYGSLSELYRQIREAIANLPDLFLAKKGNVGGEHHIFLRSDFNQKHPDYQLQVDDVDSALFAVDLIAEQGEGCNADSPKFDKSHYQQFRRMAEALSQQQFAGENKLRPGLCWNPAYPALRNPTLHYQDRNTNVVTAAETRKVMQICNECYFLMMQIMVQHFGLMPNASLRRSKLMNAAIDLMTGMVRPLGELLTTMPSGKRGRTAGPSFAMVTSPAYIPKPEVAYTSIARRLEKLSDRAKECESISSAVREMLDFYTKFFDEMAQSSIAG, encoded by the coding sequence ATGAGTATATTCACTTTTCCTCGTCTGCATTTTCAAGGATTTGCTCGCATTCACGCTCCTACAGGACATAAAAATGGTTTAGTAGACCTCAGTAATAATAATGTTTACCAAGATGGTAAGCCCTTCGACCTGCACCGCCCGATATCTGAATACCATCAATATCTCCAGCAAAAAGGACCTCAGTTTAACGCTCAAGGGCAGTGGGACGAGGCAGGAGCATTTAGTATGGCAAAGGGCTGGGACTTTGAGGGCAACGGGCATTTTGCGATTGAAGCTCAAATTGTTAGCATCCAAAGAGAACGAGGAAAGATAGATCGCCACGACCCCGTAGTCGGACGCAGCGTGGATATGTGGGGACACCACAACGAATATTTGGGAACTACTGTAAATCGGGCGAGGATCTTTGATTGCGATCCAGCTTCTAACTGGACGACAACGATTATGGTCGGTCAGCTAACCTTTGGCAGAAAAGGTAGTTCTCAAGAAGTGCCAAATATGCTTTCTGCTCCCGTTGAGGGTCTACAACCCGCCCGCTGGCAAAATTTTGACTATATTCAAGAATTGCCCGAACACTGCCTCAATAGTGAGTTTAAGCGGGCGAGCGTTCATCAGTTTACGGTTTCTAAAGAGGCACAAGATTTTTTCTGGGGAGAAGAAGCTAGTCTTTCCCCTACGGTTAAGCTGTTAAAGCAGGCGATGGATCTCGATGAGGTATTGGGGTTGGCAGTGCAGTTTGGTTTGAGCAATATGTCTGCCCCCACGCAGCCTAACGCGCCTAGTTTTTGGTCGCTCAACGGTACTATCGGTTTGTGGTGTCAGGGAGAAATAAGTACCTATCCCCATGGTCGATTGCTAACTCCGGTTAGTCATTTTGAGAATAGTGGCGATAAGCCTAACGGTATAGCTGCCAAGAGTAAAGCAAAGATGCTCTCTAACCTTTCCGTTCGGGTTGATGCTGATGGTGTTAGTCTGAATGCGATCGCCTCAGTACCTTGTTTGGGTCGCGCATCCCAGTCTGGGCCAGGACCTACTCACGCGCTCGGTCCTAAACGGGATATGGGTGAATGGGAACTGCGTACCCGCAAAACTCAACAGTTAGTAGCGCGAATTCCCCAATCGGCTTATCAACAGGAAGCCTATCAACTTACTAGTGGAATTATCGACGTACCTCTAGCAACGACTTGGTCAGATTTAAGAAATTCCGTCGAACGAGAAGGTTTGTGTTTAATTGGCACAATGGCAGACGGACAAAAACAACTGCTGGTTCGCGAGCAAGAGATTAATCTCCAGATTGATGATGCCTGTCTGTTTGTCGAATTTCCCGAGCGCCAAAACCAAAACGACTATGCTGTAGAAGTAGAGGTACGCTCTTTTGTTCGAGGACAGCCCGCATCTGTCGATGCTGTATATGTGCGTCAGTATTACAACCCCAAAGGATTTCCCCAGCTACGTTACGAGTTTGAGAACGATCCTGCTAATGCTAATCGTGCTTTTCACTTTCCTCCCAGTAGCGAATTAAATATTTTGGAATTTAAACCAGGCAAGCAAACGGCAGCAGGGGATTTTTCCTCTAGCTGTACTCTGTTTACGAATGAGGACGGATGTGGTTGGTTAACCCTGCGCGGTCAGCAAGCGGGAACTACGAGAGTACTGTTATCCGCAGATCTGCAAGATAACCCGTGCAATGGCGATCTCCCCGATGAGGCAGAAATTAGCTACGACAACGAGGATCGCCTGGGTTTTTGGGCTGGTGCTGGGTCGTTTGCGGCTCGAGTCATGGGTAATGACTGGCATTTAGACGATATACCCACTGAAGAAGTTGATTTTGACTTAATTTACCGAGAAATACTGGCTTATTATGAGCTGTGCTTTTCTTTTATGAAGGCAGAAGTTTTTAGTTTAGCCGACAAGTGCAAGGTGGAAACTTATGCCCGCCTGATGTGGCAGATGTCCGACCCCCGCAACCGTAATAAAACCTACTATATGCCCCCAACCAGGGATATGTCCCAACCAAAAACCATGCTTTTATATAAGTATTTACAAAATCAACAGCAAGTTGGCTATGTACCCCAAGCGACTCCCGTAGCCAAGCCTACTCAGCGGACAATTCAAACCCGCGAAGAATTAGTTGTTGCCTTGCGACAGGCAGCAGAACTGGAAGTAGCGGTTATGTTGCAATATATCTATGCAGCTTATTCTATACCTAATCACGTTACTGGTCAGGAGTATGTGCGTCAGGGTTTGTGGACTCCCGAACAGCTGACCTTAGCCTGTGGCGACGGTCGAGAAGCGAGGAACTATGGCATGAGAGGGGTGTTGCTAGAAATTTCTCACGAGGAAATGATCCACTTTTTGTTGGTTAATAATATTTTGATGGCAATGGGAGAACCCTTTTATCCCGCCAACCCTGACTTTGCCAAGATCAATCAGTCTTTTCCTCTTGAGGTAGACTTGGCTCTCGAACCTTTGAACATGACCAGCGTACAGCGATTTATGCGTCTGGAGATGCCCGACTTTTTAGAAGAGGACTTAATCGACGACGATCGCTCGTCTGACGACCCCATGACCGATCGCTTCCACAGTTATGGTTCTTTGAGCGAACTGTACCGTCAAATCCGCGAAGCGATCGCCAATCTTCCCGACTTGTTCTTGGCTAAAAAAGGTAATGTTGGTGGCGAACACCATATATTTTTACGGTCAGATTTTAACCAGAAGCATCCAGACTATCAGCTACAGGTAGATGATGTAGATAGTGCCTTGTTTGCCGTCGATTTAATCGCCGAACAGGGAGAAGGATGCAATGCCGACTCCCCCAAGTTTGACAAATCTCACTACCAACAGTTTCGGCGCATGGCAGAAGCCCTATCGCAACAGCAGTTTGCTGGAGAGAACAAACTCCGCCCAGGACTGTGCTGGAATCCCGCCTATCCTGCCCTACGCAATCCCACTCTCCACTATCAAGACCGCAATACCAACGTAGTGACGGCTGCCGAAACCAGAAAGGTGATGCAAATCTGTAACGAATGCTATTTTCTGATGATGCAAATCATGGTGCAGCATTTCGGGTTGATGCCTAACGCTAGTTTACGTCGCTCAAAACTGATGAATGCTGCCATAGACCTGATGACTGGTATGGTGCGACCCCTAGGAGAATTATTAACCACAATGCCTTCTGGCAAACGGGGCAGAACAGCAGGACCCTCGTTCGCAATGGTAACATCACCTGCTTATATTCCCAAGCCAGAGGTGGCATATACGTCGATTGCTCGTCGCCTTGAGAAATTGAGCGATCGGGCTAAAGAATGCGAGTCCATTAGCTCTGCGGTTCGGGAAATGCTGGATTTTTACACCAAGTTTTTTGACGAGATGGCACAGTCATCGATCGCTGGCTAG